From Phocoena phocoena chromosome 16, mPhoPho1.1, whole genome shotgun sequence, a single genomic window includes:
- the HPS6 gene encoding BLOC-2 complex member HPS6 produces the protein MKRAGTLRLLSDLNNFSGAARLRELLAGDPAVRVRCSPDGRHLLLLRPPGAPGPQLLVAVRGPGAELERAWPAGQPSPLDAFFLPWPARPALVLVWESGLAEVWGTGVGPGWRLLQSTELCTGGGARVVAVAAPRGRLVWCEERQAGAEGREGPPAVAFSHCVCVRTLEPSGEAGTNLGRTHILLHNCPRFGLLTSRKDLFLVPTATTWPGVGHILLIWSPSKGKVVVAAPCLGLSHSKSLNPGGGDPWDFRTLLRGLPGLLSPRQPLTVHTWAPTPQGLLWLDFRGTVSLVQPHGGTRAVGTLQEAPASLAGSAALGAFHGTLACVLGSTLELLDMGSGQLLERKVLSTDRVHLLEPPAPGMENEEELETRGGLRLLSAVGLFRVGWEAPQGLELPSAEDLVFEEACEYYQRRSLRGARLTPEELRHNSTFRAPQALASILQGHVSPSTLLTTLRAELRDYRGLEQLKAQLVAGDDEEAGWTELAEHEVARLLRTELMGDQLAQLNTVFQALPTAAWGAILRALQLQPDGNGRLRSQAPPDVWKKVLGVTTGGKEPPSGILPLFELLCRCLCRLEPRWLPPFVELAQQQGGPGWGSGGPGLPLYRRALEVLGEEGTRPEALELDLLLGSGRPKAVLQAVGQLVQKEEWERALEAGLALSSSSPLLRSEIFKLLLAEFARHRRLDAHLPLLCRLCPPDLAPTELLLLLRTHLPDELEPPAPFPEPGAEPPLTVGLLRALLEQTGTQGRPSGPVLSQYEDILWDPGTPPPTPPRGPMSALQASDHPGLGMGTIWTGPLCD, from the coding sequence ATGAAGCGTGCGGGAACTCTGCGCCTGCTCTCGGACCTGAACAACTTCAGCGGCGCGGCCCGGCTCCGGGAGTTGTTGGCCGGGGACCCAGCCGTCCGAGTTCGCTGCAGCCCGGACGGCCGCCACCTGCTGCTGCTGCGACCTCCGGGGGCACCGGGCCCGCAACTGCTGGTCGCGGTGCGTGGACCCGGCGCGGAACTGGAACGTGCCTGGCCGGCTGGCCAGCCCTCACCGCTAGACGCCTTCTTCCTACCGTGGCCGGCACGACCGGCGCTAGTCCTAGTGTGGGAGAGTGGCCTAGCCGAGGTGTGGGGCACGGGGGTGGGGCCCGGCTGGCGGCTGCTGCAGAGCACCGAGCTGTGTACTGGCGGTGGAGCCCGTGTGGTGGCCGTGGCGGCGCCTCGAGGCCGCCTGGTGTGGTGCGAGGAGCGTCAGGCCGGCGCTGAGGGCCGCGAAGGGCCTCCCGCAGTGGCTTTCAGCCACTGTGTGTGCGTCCGGACCCTGGAGCCCAGCGGGGAGGCCGGCACCAACCTGGGCCGTACACACATCCTGCTGCACAACTGCCCCCGTTTCGGGCTGCTGACCTCCCGCAAGGACCTCTTCCTGGTGCCCACTGCCACCACCTGGCCTGGCGTGGGCCACATTCTGCTCATCTGGAGCCCAAGCAAGGGCAAGGTAGTGGTGGCTGCCCCATGTCTTGGCCTCTCCCACAGTAAGAGCCTGAATCCAGGAGGAGGGGACCCGTGGGACTTCAGGACCCTGCTCCGAGGCCTTCCTGGGCTGCTGTCCCCCAGGCAACCATTAACTGTACACACCTGGGCCCCAACTCCCCAGGGCCTGCTGTGGCTTGACTTCAGGGGCACTGTGAGCCTGGTGCAGCCCCACGGTGGTACCCGGGCTGTTGGCACCCTTCAGGAGGCACCTGCCAGCCTGGCAGGGTCTGCAGCACTGGGCGCATTTCATGGCACTCTGGCCTGTGTTCTGGGCTCCACATTGGAACTGCTGGACATGGGCAGTGGGCAGCTGCTAGAAAGGAAGGTCCTAAGTACAGATCGAGTACATCTGCTggaacccccagcccctggcatggAAAATGAGGAAGAGCTGGAGACCCGAGGGGGTCTTCGTTTGCTTTCAGCTGTGGGTCTGTTTCGAGTAGGCTGGGAAGCCCCACAAGGCCTTGAGCTGCCTTCAGCTGAAGATCTGGTGTTTGAGGAGGCCTGCGAGTACTACCAGCGGCGGAGCCTGCGGGGTGCCCGGCTCACCCCAGAGGAACTGCGACACAACAGCACATTCCGGGCACCTCAGGCCCTGGCTTCCATCCTCCAGGGCCACGTGTCCCCATCAACACTATTGACCACACTGAGGGCCGAGCTTCGGGATTACCGGGGCTTAGAGCAGCTTAAAGCCCAGCTGGTGGCTGGGGATGATGAGGAGGCTGGCTGGACTGAGCTGGCAGAGCACGAAGTGGCACGGCTGCTGAGGACTGAGTTGATGGGAGACCAGCTGGCCCAGCTCAACACCGTTTTCCAAGCCCTCCCTACAGCGGCCTGGGGTGCCATCCTCAGGGCCCTGCAGCTCCAGCCAGATGGGAATGGCAGGCTGAGGTCCCAAGCTCCCCCTGACGTGTGGAAGAAAGTACTGGGTGTTACAACAGGTGGAAAGGAGCCACCCAGTGGGATACTGCCCCTCTTTGAACTCCTGTGCCGATGCCTCTGCCGGCTGGAGCCACGATGGCTGCCACCCTTTGTGGAGCTGGCACAGCAGCAGGGCGGGCCTGGCTGGGGATCAGGGGGCCCAGGGCTGCCCCTCTATCGCCGAGCCCTGGAAGTACTAGGTGAGGAGGGGACTAGGCCTGAAGCACTGGAGCTAGACCTGCTCTTGGGCAGTGGGCGGCCCAAAGCTGTGCTCCAAGCTGTGGGGCAGCTGGTGCAAAAGGAAGAGTGGGAGCGGGCTCTAGAGGCTGGCTTGGCGCTCAGCTCCTCCAGCCCCCTGCTTCGAAGTGAGATCTTCAAACTGCTATTGGCCGAATTTGCCCGGCACCGCCGGCTTGATGCTCACCTCCCCCTCCTTTGCCGCCTGTGCCCACCAGACCTAGCTCCAACTGAGCTCCTGCTTCTACTGCGGACACACCTCCCAGATGAGTTGGAGCCCCCCGCCCCATTCCCTGAGCCTGGGGCAGAGCCCCCTCTCACTGTGGGCTTGCTCAGAGCCCTGCTGGAGCAGACTGGGACTCAAGGACGACCCTCTGGCCCAGTTCTAAGCCAATATGAGGACATTCTATGGGACCCAGGCACTCCACCCCCTACCCCACCTCGGGGACCTATGTCAGCCCTCCAGGCATCAGACCACCCAGGCCTGGGCATGGGCACCATCTGGACAGGGCCTCTGTGTGACTGA